One genomic window of Anaeromicrobium sediminis includes the following:
- a CDS encoding Rossmann-like and DUF2520 domain-containing protein: MERVFLIGCDYVKIGFIGAGKVGTAFGMYLKSKGFNIFGYYSKTLESAEKAASLTNSKVSTELNELIKNIDIIFITTTDDKIQQVCNGLVEKNLLSKGQIIVHMSGAHSSRILEKAKLKACFVYSLHPLQSFAQVEKAVEDLNETVFSIEGDEEKIEIIESILKGTGNKYFKLNSEQKSLYHATACVVSNYLVTLMDYGLSIFESIGIDKMEGYGALFPLIEGTINNIHNLGTEKALTGPIARGDIETIKSHISSFKKINKDSLEIYKLMGLKTVDLAQKGKLKDNQKIKDLKKILKEV, encoded by the coding sequence GTGGAAAGGGTATTTTTGATTGGATGTGATTATGTGAAAATTGGTTTTATTGGTGCTGGGAAAGTAGGTACGGCCTTTGGTATGTACTTAAAATCAAAAGGTTTCAATATATTTGGGTATTATAGCAAAACACTAGAATCAGCAGAAAAAGCAGCTAGTTTAACAAATAGTAAAGTATCAACAGAACTAAACGAGCTCATAAAAAATATAGATATTATCTTTATAACTACCACTGATGATAAAATTCAACAGGTATGCAATGGCCTGGTAGAAAAAAACTTGTTATCTAAGGGACAAATAATAGTTCATATGAGTGGTGCTCATTCTTCACGAATTCTTGAAAAGGCAAAACTAAAGGCATGTTTTGTTTATTCTCTACACCCTCTTCAGTCCTTTGCCCAGGTGGAAAAAGCAGTTGAGGATTTGAATGAAACAGTATTTAGTATAGAAGGTGATGAAGAAAAAATTGAAATTATTGAAAGTATTTTAAAGGGAACAGGAAATAAGTACTTTAAATTAAATTCAGAGCAAAAGAGCCTATATCATGCAACGGCCTGTGTGGTATCTAATTATTTAGTCACACTTATGGATTATGGTTTATCTATTTTTGAATCTATTGGAATAGACAAAATGGAAGGCTATGGAGCACTATTTCCCCTTATTGAAGGTACAATTAATAATATTCACAATCTGGGTACTGAAAAAGCACTAACAGGTCCCATAGCAAGAGGAGATATTGAAACAATAAAAAGTCATATTTCATCTTTCAAGAAAATAAATAAAGATAGTTTAGAAATATATAAATTAATGGGTTTAAAAACAGTAGATTTGGCTCAAAAGGGAAAACTAAAAGATAATCAAAAGATAAAAGATTTGAAAAAAATTTTAAAAGAGGTGTAA
- a CDS encoding PQQ-binding-like beta-propeller repeat protein, giving the protein MRDKISGIMLCTCALFIIFSFGLRDDNEKTCQEAVYTKEQSQLVKELDKDEDRISDDLSITSIENISSSDTIIKEDVEAEISLEKIDKSILENISYQVNGEEQISKEKRDKIIMDDWKDYSKVKGVTCFRGNNFRNSASYGNAEVKDKKLEILWNVPIGGIDRWTGVGWNGQPAIVEWPNELKEKMNIFDNKKKKDNLKEVIYATLDGNVYFLDLEDGSHTRNRLKIPGPIKGSVTVDPRGIPLLYVGQGINKVHGKRVEMGYRIFDLINNKKLLFINGRDAFAYRGWSAFDSTAIVDGESDTMLIGGENGIFYKAKLNTEYENNSVSINPQIKKYRYKISGNRYQGIENSVAVYKNLAYFADNGGWIQCVDINTLKPVWIRNVTDDTDSTIAIDEEEPGKVMLYTACEVDKQGSKGYSYIRKIDALSGELIWEKSYKCDSKLGERPNNGGVLATPIIGKNSIKNMVIYNIARYGGFNKGLLVALDKNTGEEIWRINMKNYSWSSPADIYTEGGEAYILLCDSIGNMNLIEGLTGKILDTISLGSNVEGSPAIFENIAVIGTRGQRIYGIKIR; this is encoded by the coding sequence ATGAGGGATAAAATAAGCGGAATAATGTTATGTACATGTGCACTTTTTATAATATTTAGTTTTGGCCTAAGGGATGATAATGAAAAAACATGTCAGGAAGCAGTTTATACTAAGGAACAATCACAGCTTGTGAAGGAATTGGACAAGGATGAAGATAGAATAAGTGATGATTTATCAATCACCAGTATTGAGAATATATCTTCTTCAGATACAATAATAAAAGAAGATGTGGAAGCAGAAATTTCACTAGAAAAAATAGATAAATCAATATTAGAGAATATAAGTTATCAAGTAAATGGAGAAGAACAGATAAGTAAAGAGAAAAGGGACAAAATTATAATGGATGACTGGAAAGATTATTCAAAGGTAAAGGGAGTTACCTGTTTTCGTGGAAATAATTTTCGTAACAGTGCCAGCTACGGAAATGCGGAAGTAAAAGATAAGAAACTTGAAATTCTATGGAATGTACCTATTGGAGGTATTGATAGGTGGACAGGTGTAGGGTGGAATGGTCAACCGGCCATAGTAGAGTGGCCTAACGAGCTTAAAGAGAAAATGAATATTTTTGATAATAAGAAAAAGAAGGACAATCTGAAGGAAGTTATTTATGCTACCCTTGATGGTAATGTATATTTTTTAGATCTTGAAGATGGCAGTCATACACGAAATAGGCTCAAAATACCTGGCCCTATAAAAGGCAGTGTAACAGTGGACCCAAGGGGGATACCACTTTTATATGTAGGCCAAGGAATTAATAAAGTCCACGGGAAAAGGGTGGAGATGGGATATAGAATATTTGACTTAATAAATAATAAAAAACTCTTGTTTATTAATGGTAGGGACGCATTTGCATACAGGGGTTGGTCAGCCTTTGATTCAACAGCAATTGTAGATGGAGAAAGTGATACTATGCTTATTGGTGGAGAGAACGGAATATTTTATAAGGCAAAGTTAAATACAGAATATGAAAACAATAGTGTAAGTATTAATCCACAGATAAAAAAATATAGATACAAGATATCAGGAAATAGATATCAAGGTATAGAAAATTCAGTGGCAGTCTATAAAAATTTAGCTTATTTCGCTGATAATGGTGGATGGATTCAGTGTGTAGATATTAATACTTTGAAGCCTGTATGGATAAGAAATGTTACAGATGATACGGATAGTACCATTGCAATAGATGAGGAAGAACCGGGAAAAGTAATGCTGTATACTGCCTGTGAAGTTGATAAACAGGGATCTAAAGGTTATAGCTATATTAGAAAGATTGATGCTCTCTCAGGAGAACTAATATGGGAAAAGTCCTATAAGTGTGATTCTAAATTAGGAGAAAGACCAAATAACGGAGGAGTTTTGGCAACACCTATTATTGGGAAAAATTCAATAAAGAATATGGTCATATACAATATTGCTCGTTATGGAGGATTCAATAAGGGGTTATTAGTTGCTTTAGATAAAAATACTGGTGAGGAAATATGGCGTATAAATATGAAAAATTACTCATGGAGCTCCCCGGCTGATATATACACTGAAGGAGGAGAGGCATATATTCTTCTTTGTGATTCCATAGGGAACATGAATCTTATAGAAGGACTTACAGGCAAAATTCTAGATACCATATCATTAGGCTCTAATGTGGAAGGGTCACCTGCTATCTTTGAAAACATTGCTGTGATAGGAACAAGGGGTCAAAGAATATATGGAATAAAAATACGTTAG
- a CDS encoding DUF3243 domain-containing protein: MGTQKDWNNLKTTLGKAVDIGETVGMSDKTITNIAERVGTFLSNNVNPSTEEERILKELWDVSNDSERQVLAGLVVKMVDK; encoded by the coding sequence ATGGGAACACAAAAGGATTGGAATAATTTGAAAACAACCCTTGGAAAAGCAGTAGATATAGGAGAAACTGTAGGCATGTCAGATAAGACAATAACTAATATTGCTGAAAGGGTAGGCACTTTTTTATCAAATAATGTAAACCCTTCAACTGAGGAAGAAAGAATTTTAAAAGAATTATGGGATGTTTCTAATGACAGTGAAAGACAGGTTTTAGCTGGTTTAGTGGTTAAAATGGTAGATAAATAA
- a CDS encoding LTA synthase family protein, producing the protein MLRGIRQFKLNIYLSLIILFLVSLILTCVAFILQPNSITEILECIEKNPIIVLYNFFPILLGELFIFFLLGSISISILSTSWIIILSSIINQYKILIRQEPFLPADLGLYKEAIMSIKAFQYNMGLEYRMVIIGIILSILIALLIRTYKLKLYIRVSGVIITLLCVFILNQIVYSDTQLYYSLYIKGTDCSQVNHYNSKGFVYCFWYFINSNKIEKPNGYSLKKAEELLNDYKNIENKANRRAVNVILIMGEAFSDICNNKNLRFEGYTYPLENFEKLKKDGLSGYIITPNFGGGTANTEFDVLTGLCTKYINENASSFWYIRKPMDSLVNDFKKKGYKTMAIHPGDLWFYNRQNVYKHLGFDEFIHKAYFDQNAVKGYYISEKATIDKVIDTYREHQRNSKNPIFIHCVTIQNHYAYKKKYYGITQNFNTDKLLNKDEINMVSNYFEGLKDADFELKRLTDNLNLSNEPVVLMYFGDHLPSFGRGLDLYKKLGYPMDINGTIEERHNMNKVPFLIWQNKAYKEIVNLQENMDDMHIFDGMVINANYLGGILLELMGFENASPIFEYSNKLCNDLPVMTRSNHFKTSSGYTEYLSEELEEKLLKYKIMQYYLLTE; encoded by the coding sequence ATGCTAAGAGGTATAAGACAATTTAAACTTAATATATATCTATCCTTGATAATCTTGTTTTTAGTTTCATTGATTCTTACATGTGTGGCATTTATACTACAACCTAATTCTATTACAGAAATCTTAGAGTGTATAGAGAAAAATCCTATAATAGTTCTTTATAACTTTTTTCCTATTCTTTTGGGTGAATTATTTATATTTTTTTTATTGGGAAGTATTAGTATTTCTATCTTGAGTACATCATGGATTATTATACTTTCGTCAATAATTAATCAGTATAAAATTCTTATAAGACAAGAACCTTTTTTACCAGCAGATTTAGGCCTGTATAAAGAAGCAATTATGTCTATTAAAGCCTTTCAATATAATATGGGCCTTGAATACAGGATGGTGATTATAGGTATAATATTATCTATTTTAATAGCACTATTGATTAGGACATATAAATTAAAATTATATATTCGTGTTAGTGGTGTGATTATTACTTTATTATGCGTTTTTATACTTAATCAAATAGTCTATAGTGATACACAATTATATTATAGTCTGTATATTAAGGGAACGGATTGCTCTCAAGTGAATCACTATAATTCAAAGGGGTTTGTCTATTGCTTTTGGTATTTTATTAACTCAAATAAGATAGAAAAACCTAATGGATATAGTTTGAAAAAGGCTGAAGAATTATTGAATGATTACAAGAATATTGAAAACAAAGCTAATAGAAGGGCAGTTAATGTAATCCTAATTATGGGCGAAGCTTTTTCAGATATATGTAACAATAAGAATCTTAGATTTGAAGGGTATACTTATCCACTAGAGAATTTTGAAAAATTAAAAAAAGATGGTTTAAGTGGCTATATTATTACGCCTAATTTTGGTGGAGGCACTGCAAATACTGAATTTGATGTTTTGACAGGTCTATGTACAAAATATATCAATGAAAATGCTTCTTCTTTCTGGTATATAAGAAAACCAATGGATTCTCTTGTTAATGATTTCAAGAAAAAAGGATATAAAACAATGGCAATCCATCCAGGGGACTTATGGTTTTATAACAGACAGAATGTATACAAACACCTAGGCTTTGATGAATTTATTCATAAGGCTTATTTTGATCAAAATGCAGTGAAAGGTTATTATATTAGTGAAAAAGCCACAATAGACAAAGTAATTGATACATATAGGGAGCATCAAAGAAATTCAAAGAACCCCATATTTATTCATTGTGTTACCATACAAAATCATTATGCATACAAGAAGAAGTATTATGGAATAACTCAAAATTTTAACACAGACAAACTGCTTAATAAAGATGAGATAAATATGGTATCAAATTATTTTGAAGGTTTAAAAGACGCTGACTTTGAATTAAAGCGTCTTACTGATAATTTAAACCTTAGTAATGAACCCGTAGTACTTATGTATTTTGGAGATCATCTACCTTCTTTTGGCAGAGGGTTAGATCTATATAAAAAGTTAGGATACCCTATGGACATCAATGGTACCATTGAGGAAAGGCATAATATGAATAAGGTTCCATTCTTAATTTGGCAAAATAAAGCCTATAAAGAGATTGTGAATTTACAAGAAAATATGGATGATATGCATATTTTTGACGGTATGGTAATAAATGCAAATTATTTAGGTGGTATACTCTTAGAACTTATGGGATTTGAAAATGCATCACCTATATTTGAGTATTCAAATAAATTATGCAATGATTTGCCAGTGATGACTCGCAGTAATCACTTTAAAACATCATCAGGCTATACAGAGTATCTATCTGAAGAACTAGAAGAGAAGCTGCTCAAATATAAAATTATGCAGTATTATTTATTAACTGAGTGA
- a CDS encoding protein adenylyltransferase SelO codes for MTEKNVIIETGWNFDNSYARLPKSFFINVNLNPVTSPKLVIINHPLATSLGLNIQSLQKNDGTEVLAGNQIPKGALPLAQAYAGHQFGHFTMLGDGRALLIGEQITPSGERVDIQLKGSGRTPYSRRGDGRASLGPMLREYIISEAMYALGIPTTRSLAVVTTGESIIRQTEETGAILTRVAASHIRVGTFQYASNWGTVEEIRALADYTLERHFPEVASDENKYLSLLKAVIKRQAMLISKWQLVGFIHGVMNTDNVTISGETIDYGPCAFMDTYDPATVFSSIDMHGRYAYGNQPQIGAWNLARFAETLLPLIHENQEQAVKLAQDAISDFNKLYHSNWLMGMRGKLGIFNEEPEDESLIEGLLSMMQKYGADYTNTFRALTFDKPEDTPLFGTEEFVQWHELWQARLGRQQETKASSHQLMRNSNPAVIPRNHRVEEALEAAVKQGDYSVMERLLNVLTCPYSHSAEQAEYSTLPAPSDRPYRTFCGT; via the coding sequence ATGACAGAGAAAAACGTAATAATAGAAACAGGATGGAATTTTGACAACAGCTATGCTCGTCTACCGAAATCATTTTTTATAAATGTCAACCTAAACCCTGTAACCTCACCGAAATTGGTCATTATCAATCATCCCTTGGCAACATCCCTAGGGTTGAACATCCAGTCACTTCAAAAGAATGATGGCACAGAGGTGCTTGCTGGCAATCAGATTCCCAAAGGTGCTTTGCCTCTTGCTCAAGCTTATGCAGGGCATCAATTCGGACATTTTACCATGTTGGGGGACGGCCGAGCTTTGTTAATTGGAGAACAGATTACCCCCTCAGGTGAGAGAGTTGATATCCAGCTCAAGGGTTCAGGTAGAACACCATACTCCCGCCGAGGCGATGGTAGAGCGTCACTTGGACCCATGCTGCGAGAATATATCATTAGCGAAGCAATGTATGCACTGGGCATTCCTACCACTCGTAGCCTAGCAGTGGTGACAACTGGTGAGTCAATAATCCGTCAAACCGAGGAAACTGGTGCAATTCTCACCCGTGTGGCCGCCAGTCATATACGCGTTGGCACCTTTCAATACGCATCAAACTGGGGTACTGTTGAGGAGATTCGGGCTCTAGCTGATTACACACTGGAAAGACATTTTCCAGAGGTTGCCTCTGATGAGAACAAATATCTTTCCCTACTTAAGGCAGTAATAAAGCGCCAGGCCATGCTTATTTCAAAATGGCAACTAGTTGGTTTCATTCATGGGGTGATGAACACAGATAACGTGACAATTAGTGGAGAAACCATTGACTATGGTCCTTGTGCCTTCATGGATACCTATGACCCGGCAACAGTATTTAGTTCCATTGACATGCATGGTCGCTATGCCTATGGCAATCAGCCACAGATTGGCGCCTGGAATCTGGCAAGATTTGCTGAAACTCTACTGCCACTAATCCATGAGAACCAGGAGCAGGCTGTGAAATTGGCCCAGGATGCTATTTCAGATTTTAACAAATTGTATCATTCTAATTGGCTTATGGGAATGAGAGGAAAACTGGGTATATTTAATGAAGAGCCAGAGGATGAATCACTCATTGAAGGCCTTCTCAGTATGATGCAGAAGTATGGTGCGGACTATACCAATACCTTCCGTGCATTAACTTTTGATAAACCGGAGGATACGCCTCTCTTTGGCACGGAGGAATTTGTTCAGTGGCATGAGCTGTGGCAAGCAAGATTAGGCAGGCAGCAGGAAACAAAAGCCTCCTCCCACCAGTTGATGCGAAACAGCAATCCTGCAGTAATCCCTCGCAACCATCGGGTAGAAGAAGCACTAGAAGCCGCGGTAAAACAAGGAGACTACAGTGTGATGGAGCGCCTTCTTAATGTTCTTACGTGTCCCTATTCACATTCAGCTGAACAGGCTGAGTACTCCACACTGCCTGCGCCATCAGACCGCCCTTACCGAACCTTTTGTGGTACTTAA
- a CDS encoding S1C family serine protease → MSDKDLGLVRGQKIIAIGSPLGLFNTISDGIVSGFREFDYIKMVQITAPISPGSSGGALINMHGKLVGITTAGLDGQNLNMAVPDQYIKEFVGNVLKLK, encoded by the coding sequence TTGAGTGACAAGGATTTAGGTTTGGTAAGAGGGCAAAAAATTATAGCTATAGGTAGCCCTTTAGGTTTGTTTAACACCATTTCAGATGGGATTGTATCAGGATTTAGAGAATTTGATTATATAAAAATGGTTCAAATAACAGCTCCTATTTCTCCAGGAAGTTCAGGAGGTGCATTGATTAATATGCATGGAAAGTTAGTAGGAATTACAACAGCAGGATTAGATGGGCAAAATTTGAATATGGCTGTACCTGATCAATATATTAAAGAATTTGTAGGAAATGTATTAAAGCTCAAATAA
- a CDS encoding formate/nitrite transporter family protein, whose product MKSFIEIVDYIVAAGKSKVEKKSRALILQGILAGMFIAMGAIGYFKLAAYTADPGLGKFLGALIFPTGIIAILLLGVELFTSDCMAILSVYKKEVQLDRFMKMLVTVVIANLVGAIIMALLSTGAGIFSHKMLEIVFKSAVAKTTMPIGRMFISAVLCNIIVCSGVMMAYSAKTVIGKIFAIWFPIALFVLSGTEHIVANMFYLMMAFVNGAEVTVSGILTSFGVVTVGNFIGGGILVAGVNYFMDQDLRVASPALSSKKAS is encoded by the coding sequence ATGAAATCATTTATTGAAATTGTTGACTACATCGTAGCAGCTGGAAAAAGTAAGGTAGAAAAGAAATCTAGAGCACTTATTCTACAAGGTATTTTAGCAGGTATGTTCATTGCTATGGGTGCTATCGGGTACTTCAAGCTAGCAGCATATACAGCTGATCCAGGTTTAGGGAAGTTCTTAGGCGCACTTATTTTCCCAACAGGGATCATCGCAATTCTGTTATTAGGTGTTGAACTATTCACAAGTGACTGTATGGCAATTTTAAGTGTTTACAAGAAAGAGGTTCAACTAGACCGCTTTATGAAGATGCTTGTAACTGTTGTTATTGCAAACTTGGTTGGAGCAATTATTATGGCTCTACTAAGTACTGGTGCAGGAATCTTTAGTCACAAAATGCTTGAAATTGTATTCAAGAGTGCAGTAGCTAAAACTACAATGCCAATTGGACGTATGTTTATCAGTGCAGTACTATGTAACATTATCGTATGTAGTGGTGTTATGATGGCTTACAGTGCAAAGACAGTTATTGGTAAGATCTTTGCAATTTGGTTCCCAATTGCATTATTCGTACTAAGTGGTACAGAGCACATTGTTGCAAACATGTTCTACCTAATGATGGCGTTCGTAAATGGCGCTGAAGTAACAGTATCAGGAATTCTAACAAGCTTTGGTGTTGTTACAGTAGGTAACTTCATCGGTGGCGGTATTTTGGTTGCTGGTGTTAATTACTTCATGGATCAGGATTTAAGAGTAGCAAGCCCTGCTTTAAGTAGTAAGAAAGCAAGCTAA
- a CDS encoding ATP-dependent DNA helicase, whose protein sequence is MFARLKELFEYHKKEEFPVKLAEWIGQVFYDILPEHGYEVREEQIFTAFQLADAVCNKKVHLAEAGLGTGKTFAYVLTAIAYARFSGKPVVIACASTALQEQLAGPNGDIQTLSHILGLEIDARMAKDPRQYICDARVNESSSLFTEKSNTMSDEINQWLGKTNRGERSEMPLVPDRVWKQIGWDESMSCDLCSSRGFCKLVKAREHYRPTRDLIIADHEIFFDDLWTRDEQIADGKLPILPSYSAVIFDEGHKVILPAAMRAGRQIIKEDIDNITSSLEEIQGARESLISIRLALEEACSYFFIKLNHCVIADKRSDRLALRVDDTLLKAADTFHKALDRLLLEIQIEQELYLESLPASLLQTYETQIERAMMALDRFGRNKSMDVITWVDQLDGSFWVVPRNLSKMLDIHLFQKRLPVVFTSATLSNEGDFSYFTRTLGLKKPSCSTVGSAFDIEKQVVVYLPECLPNNYKDVKFSLGIKKLVSLLKLNGGRALVLTNSLDEVRKIRIGLKDYQLPFEVLWEDRGERGYLVRKFREEVSSVLIGASFWEGIDVPGEALSLLIVWQLPFPSLDPLIEVQRKEAKEEGFDPMMTVDYPEMGLILKQGCGRLIRTKDDRGAIAIMESVIGAPWEKVVMGALPPGARIRKIEDLL, encoded by the coding sequence ATGTTTGCAAGACTAAAAGAACTCTTTGAATACCATAAAAAAGAAGAATTTCCAGTTAAATTGGCCGAATGGATTGGCCAGGTTTTTTACGATATCCTCCCAGAACACGGATATGAAGTCCGTGAGGAACAAATATTTACTGCCTTTCAACTTGCAGATGCAGTTTGCAATAAAAAAGTTCACTTAGCTGAAGCCGGACTCGGTACAGGAAAGACATTCGCCTACGTACTCACAGCAATCGCCTATGCTCGCTTCAGCGGGAAACCTGTAGTGATTGCATGTGCCTCGACAGCACTCCAAGAACAGTTGGCAGGGCCTAATGGAGATATTCAGACCCTTTCTCATATACTTGGACTAGAGATAGATGCACGAATGGCCAAGGACCCACGTCAGTATATCTGCGATGCGCGAGTAAATGAATCTAGTAGTCTATTTACCGAGAAATCAAATACAATGTCTGATGAGATTAATCAATGGTTAGGGAAAACTAATCGTGGTGAACGTTCAGAAATGCCACTTGTACCGGATCGTGTGTGGAAGCAGATTGGGTGGGATGAGTCTATGTCCTGTGATCTGTGTTCTAGCCGTGGGTTTTGTAAACTTGTTAAAGCCAGGGAACATTATCGACCTACCAGGGACTTAATTATTGCTGATCATGAAATCTTTTTTGATGACCTATGGACACGAGATGAACAAATTGCTGATGGTAAATTGCCTATACTTCCCAGTTATTCGGCAGTCATTTTTGATGAAGGGCATAAAGTTATACTTCCAGCAGCCATGCGGGCAGGGCGACAAATTATTAAGGAGGATATAGATAACATTACCAGCTCCCTAGAAGAAATCCAGGGAGCTAGGGAATCCTTAATTTCAATTAGGCTTGCTTTGGAAGAAGCTTGTTCTTATTTTTTTATAAAACTTAATCATTGTGTGATTGCAGATAAGCGTTCAGATCGATTAGCACTTCGCGTAGATGATACACTACTTAAAGCAGCGGATACTTTTCATAAGGCTTTAGATCGTCTGCTCCTTGAGATACAAATCGAACAAGAACTATACCTAGAATCTCTACCTGCAAGTTTGCTACAAACATACGAAACTCAAATAGAAAGGGCAATGATGGCATTAGACAGATTCGGTAGAAATAAAAGTATGGATGTTATCACTTGGGTAGATCAACTGGATGGTAGCTTTTGGGTAGTTCCACGGAATTTAAGTAAAATGCTAGATATACATTTGTTTCAGAAGAGATTACCTGTGGTGTTTACCTCTGCAACCTTAAGCAATGAAGGTGATTTTAGTTACTTTACACGTACTCTTGGGTTAAAAAAACCATCCTGCTCTACGGTTGGAAGTGCCTTTGATATTGAAAAACAAGTTGTTGTCTATTTGCCTGAGTGCTTGCCAAATAATTATAAAGATGTTAAGTTTTCCCTTGGTATTAAAAAATTAGTATCTTTATTAAAGCTAAATGGGGGACGAGCTCTAGTACTTACCAACTCCCTAGATGAAGTTCGAAAAATTAGAATTGGGTTGAAGGACTATCAGCTACCCTTTGAGGTTTTATGGGAGGATAGAGGAGAGCGGGGATACCTTGTTCGGAAATTTCGAGAGGAAGTATCATCTGTACTGATTGGTGCTAGTTTTTGGGAGGGAATTGATGTGCCTGGCGAGGCATTATCCCTTCTTATAGTTTGGCAGCTTCCTTTTCCGTCTCTAGACCCTTTAATTGAAGTACAACGTAAAGAGGCAAAGGAAGAAGGATTTGACCCAATGATGACAGTAGACTATCCTGAAATGGGGCTCATACTAAAGCAAGGATGTGGTAGGTTAATTAGGACAAAGGATGACCGAGGGGCAATAGCTATCATGGAGTCCGTAATAGGAGCCCCTTGGGAAAAAGTTGTCATGGGTGCTCTACCCCCTGGAGCCAGAATAAGAAAAATAGAAGACCTACTGTGA
- a CDS encoding helix-turn-helix domain-containing protein, whose amino-acid sequence MEQIINIDTITRLHELLGYDKPIHPLITLIDINNIQFSSKYENRQMVVGFYTISLKDGHNCKFKYGRQYYDFSEGSMMFTAPGQVGTVEHTPSDAKGWMLCFHPDLIRKSQLNSKIKEYTFFSYDSSEALHLSEQEEETINNIVNTIKEEINENSDIYSDELIVSNLEVLLNYARRFYGRQFITRNSANKDVISRFETFLTDYFQSKDLVDNGLPTVKYLAGKMGYSTNYLSDVLKKETGKNTQEHIHFQLIEKAKSLLLSTEESVAQVAYTLGFEYPGHFSKLFKKKTGMSPSEYRR is encoded by the coding sequence ATGGAACAGATAATTAATATAGATACAATAACAAGGCTTCATGAGTTGTTAGGTTATGATAAACCAATACACCCATTGATAACACTAATAGATATAAACAATATACAATTCTCATCAAAATATGAAAATAGACAAATGGTTGTTGGTTTTTATACAATTTCTTTGAAGGATGGTCATAATTGTAAGTTTAAATATGGCAGGCAATACTATGATTTTAGCGAAGGTAGTATGATGTTTACAGCTCCTGGACAAGTTGGGACTGTGGAACATACACCAAGTGATGCAAAAGGTTGGATGCTGTGTTTTCATCCTGATTTAATTAGAAAAAGCCAATTAAATTCTAAGATAAAAGAGTACACCTTTTTCTCCTATGACTCTAGTGAAGCATTACATTTGTCTGAACAAGAAGAAGAAACAATAAATAATATAGTCAATACAATTAAGGAGGAAATTAATGAAAATTCAGACATATATAGTGATGAGTTGATTGTATCTAATCTTGAGGTCCTTTTAAACTATGCTAGACGCTTTTATGGTAGACAGTTTATTACTAGAAACAGTGCCAATAAAGATGTGATCAGTCGTTTTGAAACATTTCTTACAGATTATTTTCAGTCAAAAGACTTAGTGGATAATGGACTTCCTACAGTTAAATATCTAGCTGGAAAAATGGGATACTCAACCAATTACTTAAGTGATGTATTGAAGAAAGAGACAGGAAAAAATACCCAAGAGCATATACATTTTCAGTTAATTGAAAAAGCAAAATCTCTACTTTTAAGTACAGAAGAGTCAGTTGCCCAGGTTGCATATACGCTAGGCTTTGAATATCCAGGACACTTTTCCAAGCTTTTTAAGAAAAAAACAGGTATGTCACCATCTGAATATAGAAGGTGA